One Skermanella sp. TT6 genomic window, CATAGGCCTCGATCGCCTCCTCGCGGCGGCCGGCCTCGTACGGATCCGTGATCTGCCGGATGCCGTCCGGATAGCCCCCGCCCGTCATCGCGCCGGTCGCACCCGCGTCGAGATCGGCGAGCAGCGTGATCGCCTCCTCGCCGTCCCAAGGTCCCTCGATCGCGTCGCCGCCCAGCTCGATCAGAGTGCGGAGCTTGGCGGCGGCCTGCGGGACCTCGATCTTGAAATAGGAAACGTTTTCGATTTCGCGAGCCATTCGTGCGAGGAAGGCCGGCGAAAGAGGCGTTCCGGCGACCGGCGCGTCCTGGATCATGATCGGGATGTCGATCGCGTCGGACACGCGTTGGTAGAACTGGAAGATCGACTCCTCCGGCACCCGGAACGTCGCGCCATGGTAGGGCGGCATGATCATGACCATGGCCGCTCCCGCCTCCTGGGCGCGGCGGCTGCGCTCGGCGCAGACGGCGGTGCCGAAATGGGTCGTCGTCACGATGATCGGCACGCGGCCGGCGACATGCTCCAGGACGGCGTCCTGGACTTGCTCGCGCTCGGCGTCGGTCAGCACGAACTGTTCGGAGAAGTTCGCCAGGATGCAGATGCCGTGCGAGCCGGCGTCGATCATGAAGTCGATGGCGCGGCGCTGGCCGTCCAGGTCCAGGTCGCCCGAGTCCGTGAATACGGTCGGCGCCACCGGAAAGACGCCCCGGTAGCGCGGCTGCCCTTGTGCTGTCATGATTGCGGGTCCTTGTCCATGGGGTACTTGGAAGGGTCCGGCCCTCAGCGGGCTCGGACGGTCACGCCGTTCATCTGTCCGATCACATCGAACAGATGAGGCACGTATTTGTCGCCGTGACCGAGGTTGGTGGCAAGAAGGTAGGTCTGGTGGACCGCCTGCGCCGCGAAGGCCGTGGTGGGCGCCGATTCCGCGAGGCGGGTGTAGGAGCGCATGTCCTTGACCGCATTCCGCAGGGTGAACTTCTGGCCGGAATCGTCGCCCTCCAGGACGAAGGGAACGATCCGGTCGAAGGTGCGGCTGTGCGCGCCGCTGAGCCGGCAGAGGTCGGCGAAAGCCTCCAGGTCCAGCCCGACCTTGGCCGCGGTGCAGAACGCCTCCGCCAGCAGGACGGCGGTGCCCTGGGCGATGAAGTTGTGGATCAGCTTCGCGCGGTATCCCGACCCCAGCGGCCCGACATGATGGATCGTCTCGGAATAGGTTTCGAGCACCGGCCGGACCGCCTCCAGTGTCGCGGCGTCGCCGCCGGCCAGGACGTTCAGCCGGCCCTCCGCCGCCTCCTTGGGCGTCCGGTTGACCGGAGCGTCCATGAAGCGCCCGCCGCGCGCCTGGACGGCGGCCTCGGCCTCGGCCGCGAACTCCGGGTCACCCGTGCTGCTGTCGATCACGATCAGGCCGTCATGCACGCCCTCCAGAAGGCCGCCCGCCCGGAACAGCACGTCGCGGACCTGCGGCGTCCCGGTGACGCAGACGATCACCACGTCGGATTCGCGCGCCAGCTCGGCGGCACTCGCCGCCTCGGCGGCGCCTTCGGCCAGCAGCTCTTCCAGCGGCTGGCGGTTGCGGTGGGCCAGGACGGCGACGGGGAAGCCCTTGCGCAGGATGTTGCGCGCGATGCCCGTGCCCATCAGTCCGAGGCCGACGAAGCCGACCCGTGTTGCCTTGCTCATATCTGGGCCTCCCTCTTCTGATTGGAATTCGTTGCCAGCCCGGCGACCGGGGACAGGATGCCCCGCCCGGGTCCGGTGTTCCGGGCCGGCGGCATCGGGTGGCCCGGCCAGCGCAGGAACGAAGCGTCGAGCTGCGACAGGTCGGCGCAGCCGAGCAGGCCGACCACGCGGTCCACCTCGGTCTTCAGGATGTCGATCGCGTGGGCGACGCCCGCCTCGCCGCCGGCGGCGAGGCCGTATGTCGTGGCCCGGCCGAGCAGCACGGCGTCCGCTCCCAGCGCCCGCGCCTTGACGATGTCGGAGCCCCGGCGGAAGCCGCCGTCGAGCATTACCGTCAACCGCCCTCCGACTTCGCTCACCACCTCCGGCAGGACTTCCATGGTCGAGACGGCGCCGTCGAGCTGGCGGCCGCCATGGTTGGACAGCACGATGCCGTCGGCCCCGCACTCCGCCGCCAGGGCGGCATCCTCGGCGGTCATGACGCCCTTGACGATCAGCTTGCCCGGCCACATGTCGCGCAGCCAGCGAATGTCCGTCCAACTTAGCGACGGGTCCAGTTCCTTCGCGATCGCCGAGGCCGCTCCGCGCACGCTGTCCCGGCCGGGCGGCAGCAGGTCGCCCAGGTTGGCGAAGCGCGGCACGCCGTCGGGCACCAGCACGTCTAGGATCCAGCGCGGATGGAGGGCCACGTCGAGGGTGTTGCGCAGGTTCAGCTTCAGGGGCCGGGCATAGTTGCGCCGGTCCCATTCCCGGTTGCCGAAGATCGCGCTGTCCGTGGTGACGACCAGCGCTTCCAGGCCGGCCGCCTTGGCCCGCTCTACCAGCTTGGCCGCGAAGGCGCGGGTCCGGTACAGGTAGAGCTGCATCCAAACGCGGCCGCCGGCCCGCTCCGCCACCTCCTCCAGCCGCAGGGTCGAGGCGTTGCTGAGGACGAAGGGGATGCCGGCCGCGGCGGCGGCGCGGGCGAGCGCCAGGTCGCCCTCCTTGGCGAGCAGACCGCTGAAGCCCGTCGGGCCGATCAGGAAGGGCGCCGCCGACGGCTTGCCGAACAGGTCCACCGTCTGGCCGCGGGCCGAGACGTCCACCAGGGTCCGCGGCACGAAACCGATCTCCTCGAAGACCGACCGGTTGCGCCGCAGGGTGACCTCGTCGTCCGACCCGCCCTCGACATACTCGAAGCAGAAGTTGGGAACGCGCCTGCGGGCGACGGCGCGCAGCTCGTCGATGTTCTGCGCCCGCCGGAAGTCGGTTCCCTGGTAAAGCCGCCTTTTCATTGATTTCTCCGAGCCCCGGTTTCCCGGTTCCGGCCCTTACTTGCCGTCCCGCACCTTCTGGACCTGGGCCTGCATCTCCTGGACGAGCTCGGGGCCGATGCTCTGGACGTACTTGTCGGTCACCGGCTTGACCTTCTCGCGCATGCGGTCGATCTCGGAGGCCGGCAGCTCGGTGATCTGCATGCCCGCGTCGCGCAGGGTCTGCATGGACTTCTGGTTGGCCTCGCGCGAGACCTGGCGTTCGTACAGGCCGGCCTCCGTCGCCGCCTCCTGGACGATGCGGCGTTCCTCTTCGGACAGCTTGTCCCAGACGCGCTTGCTGAAGATGGCGACCAGCGGGTTGTAGACGTGGCCGGTGGTGGCCGCGAACTTCTGGACCTCGTAGAACTTGCTGGTCTCGATCGAGGCGAACGGGTTCTCCTGGCCGTCCACGGTCCCGGTCTCCAGCGCGGTGTAGAGTTCCGGGAAGGGCAGGGGCACCGGGTTGGCGCCCAGCGCCGCGAAGGTGTCGATGAAGATCGGGATCTGGATCACGCGCACCTTCAGCCCCGCGATGTCCTCCATCCTGTTGATCGGCGTCTTGGCGGTGCTGAGGTTGCGGAACCCGTGGTCCCAATAGCCGAGGCCGATCAGCCCCTTCTCCGGCAGCCGCTCCAGCAGCCGGGTGCCGACCGGGCCGTCCATCACGGCGTCGACCTCGCGGTAGTCGTTGAAGAAGAACGGCAGGTCGAAGACTGAGAATTCCTTGACCAGTCCGGTCAGCAGGCCGGGGCTGACCAGCGTCATGTCGAGCACGCCGCCCTGAAGGGAGGAGATCACCTGGGCGTCGCCGCCGAGTTGGCCGCCGCCGAAGCCCCTGGCCTTCATCTTGCCGCCGCTCTTCTGCTCCAGCAGTTCGCCGAACTTCTTCACGCCGATTCCGTGCGGGTGGTCGTTGTTCTGGACGAACGCGACCTTGAAGTTGCGCGACTGGATGTCCTGCGCCGTCGCTGTGCCGGCCGTGAACAGGGCGCCGGCCAGGGCGAGGCCGGCCAGCACGGTCTTGATCGACTGTTTCATCGGACGTTTCCTCTTGTCTTGGATTGGATGGAAGGGTTTGCGCCGGGGGACGCGGAGCTCAGCCGTAGAACCAGCTTGCCGGGCCCGTGACGAGGATGGGGAACAGGATGAGCAGGACCAGCACGATCAGGTGGGTGATCATGAAGGGCCACACCCCCCTGATCAGCTCGTCCATCCTGATCTTCGCGACGCCGGCCACCACGTTGAGCACGACGCCGACCGGCGGGGTGATCAGGCCGATGGCGTTGTTGATGATGAACAGCACGCCGAAATAGATCGGGTCGATGCCGGCTTCCTTGATCACCGGCATCAGGACCGGCGTCAGGATCAGGATCGTCGGCGTCATGTCCATGGCCGTCCCGACGATCACCACCAGCAGCATGATCGCGATCATCAGGAGCGTCTGGTTGTCCATGAACGGCGCCAGCAGCTCGGTGACCTGGCCCGGCAGGTCGGCGACCGTGATCATCCAGGCCGAAACCATGGCCGCGGCGACCAGGAACATCACCACCGACGTCGTCTTGGCGGCCGTGACGAACAGCCCGAACAGCTGCGCCGGCCGCAGTTCGCGGTAGATCACCGTGGCGACGAACAGCGAGTATACGGCCGCCACGACCGCCGCCTCGGTCGGGGTGAAGACGCCCATCTTCAGGCCGACGATGATGATCACCGGCAGCAGCAGGGCCCAGAAGCCGTCGAGGATGGCGTGGGCGACCTCGCGGCGGGAGGCGCGCCGCGGCGGTTCGACGCTCTCGTTGCGCGCGACCAGCCACCAGGTGAACACGAGGCCGAGACCCAGCAGCAGGCCCGGCACGATGCCGGCCAGGAACAGCTTGGTGATGGAGACGTTGGCGGCGACGCCGAAGATGATGAAGCCGATGCTGGGCGGGATGATCGGGGCGATGATGCCGCCGGACGCGATCAGGCCGGCCGAGCGCGCCCTGTCATGGCCCGCCCGCACCATCATGGGGACGAGCAGGGCGCCCAAGGCCGCCGCGTCCGCGACGGCCGAGCCGGACAGGCTGGCCATGACGCAGGACGCCAGGATCGCGACGTAGCCGAGACCGCCCCTGACATGGCCGATCAGCGCCATGGCGATGGTCACGATGCGGCGCGACAGGCCGCCGGCGTTCATGATCTCGCCGGCCAGCATGAAGAACGGGACCGCCATCAGCGGGAAGCTGTCGGCGCCGTTGATCACGTTCTGCGCCACGATCTGGGCGTCGTACAGGTCGAGATGGAACATCAGCATCACGCCGCACAGCAGCAGCGCGAAGGCGATCGGGGTGCCGATGGCCATGGCCCCCAGCAGCGAGCCGAGGAAGATGGTGATGGTCATGGGAGGGTGCTCCTGCTGTCTTTCCGGAGGCCCGCGATCTCGACTTCCCCTTCGGACTCGGTCACGGTGACCAGGTCCCGGTCGCCCATGCGGCCGGTCGCGGCGCGTGCCAGGTTGACCAGCAGGATCGCGATCACCGACACGCCGAACACGATGCCGATGCCGTAGAACAGGCCCATCGACAGGCCGGTGGAAGGGGCCGCGACGTCGATGTTGATGATCGTCTGCTCCCAGCTTCCCTCGAGCAGCAGCCAGGTGACGTAGAGCATGATCAGGTGGCTGCCGAAGAAGCAGACCATCTTGCCGGCCTTCGGAAGCCGGTTGACCAGCATGTCCATGCCCAGATGCCCATGGTCGCGGAGCGCCAGGATCGCACCGAGGAAAGTCATCCAGACGAACAACAGGCGCGACAACTCCTCGGACTCGGTGATGCCGCTGTTGAACCCGTAACGCAGGACCACGTTGCCGAATACCAGGACGACCATGACGACTAGGCAGGCCGCAATCAGGATCTTTATGAGGCCGAAGTAGGCGTCAGCTATTTTTGACATTTGCCTCCC contains:
- a CDS encoding dihydrodipicolinate synthase family protein, yielding MTAQGQPRYRGVFPVAPTVFTDSGDLDLDGQRRAIDFMIDAGSHGICILANFSEQFVLTDAEREQVQDAVLEHVAGRVPIIVTTTHFGTAVCAERSRRAQEAGAAMVMIMPPYHGATFRVPEESIFQFYQRVSDAIDIPIMIQDAPVAGTPLSPAFLARMAREIENVSYFKIEVPQAAAKLRTLIELGGDAIEGPWDGEEAITLLADLDAGATGAMTGGGYPDGIRQITDPYEAGRREEAIEAYGRWLPLINYENRQAGLIAAKVLMKEGGVIKSEAVRHPLQPLHPKTRAGLIETARRLDPLVLRWAR
- a CDS encoding TRAP transporter large permease subunit is translated as MTITIFLGSLLGAMAIGTPIAFALLLCGVMLMFHLDLYDAQIVAQNVINGADSFPLMAVPFFMLAGEIMNAGGLSRRIVTIAMALIGHVRGGLGYVAILASCVMASLSGSAVADAAALGALLVPMMVRAGHDRARSAGLIASGGIIAPIIPPSIGFIIFGVAANVSITKLFLAGIVPGLLLGLGLVFTWWLVARNESVEPPRRASRREVAHAILDGFWALLLPVIIIVGLKMGVFTPTEAAVVAAVYSLFVATVIYRELRPAQLFGLFVTAAKTTSVVMFLVAAAMVSAWMITVADLPGQVTELLAPFMDNQTLLMIAIMLLVVIVGTAMDMTPTILILTPVLMPVIKEAGIDPIYFGVLFIINNAIGLITPPVGVVLNVVAGVAKIRMDELIRGVWPFMITHLIVLVLLILFPILVTGPASWFYG
- a CDS encoding NAD(P)-dependent oxidoreductase translates to MSKATRVGFVGLGLMGTGIARNILRKGFPVAVLAHRNRQPLEELLAEGAAEAASAAELARESDVVIVCVTGTPQVRDVLFRAGGLLEGVHDGLIVIDSSTGDPEFAAEAEAAVQARGGRFMDAPVNRTPKEAAEGRLNVLAGGDAATLEAVRPVLETYSETIHHVGPLGSGYRAKLIHNFIAQGTAVLLAEAFCTAAKVGLDLEAFADLCRLSGAHSRTFDRIVPFVLEGDDSGQKFTLRNAVKDMRSYTRLAESAPTTAFAAQAVHQTYLLATNLGHGDKYVPHLFDVIGQMNGVTVRAR
- a CDS encoding TRAP transporter small permease; this translates as MSKIADAYFGLIKILIAACLVVMVVLVFGNVVLRYGFNSGITESEELSRLLFVWMTFLGAILALRDHGHLGMDMLVNRLPKAGKMVCFFGSHLIMLYVTWLLLEGSWEQTIINIDVAAPSTGLSMGLFYGIGIVFGVSVIAILLVNLARAATGRMGDRDLVTVTESEGEVEIAGLRKDSRSTLP
- a CDS encoding alpha-hydroxy acid oxidase, with the translated sequence MKRRLYQGTDFRRAQNIDELRAVARRRVPNFCFEYVEGGSDDEVTLRRNRSVFEEIGFVPRTLVDVSARGQTVDLFGKPSAAPFLIGPTGFSGLLAKEGDLALARAAAAAGIPFVLSNASTLRLEEVAERAGGRVWMQLYLYRTRAFAAKLVERAKAAGLEALVVTTDSAIFGNREWDRRNYARPLKLNLRNTLDVALHPRWILDVLVPDGVPRFANLGDLLPPGRDSVRGAASAIAKELDPSLSWTDIRWLRDMWPGKLIVKGVMTAEDAALAAECGADGIVLSNHGGRQLDGAVSTMEVLPEVVSEVGGRLTVMLDGGFRRGSDIVKARALGADAVLLGRATTYGLAAGGEAGVAHAIDILKTEVDRVVGLLGCADLSQLDASFLRWPGHPMPPARNTGPGRGILSPVAGLATNSNQKREAQI
- a CDS encoding TRAP transporter substrate-binding protein, which gives rise to MKQSIKTVLAGLALAGALFTAGTATAQDIQSRNFKVAFVQNNDHPHGIGVKKFGELLEQKSGGKMKARGFGGGQLGGDAQVISSLQGGVLDMTLVSPGLLTGLVKEFSVFDLPFFFNDYREVDAVMDGPVGTRLLERLPEKGLIGLGYWDHGFRNLSTAKTPINRMEDIAGLKVRVIQIPIFIDTFAALGANPVPLPFPELYTALETGTVDGQENPFASIETSKFYEVQKFAATTGHVYNPLVAIFSKRVWDKLSEEERRIVQEAATEAGLYERQVSREANQKSMQTLRDAGMQITELPASEIDRMREKVKPVTDKYVQSIGPELVQEMQAQVQKVRDGK